Proteins found in one Orcinus orca chromosome 11, mOrcOrc1.1, whole genome shotgun sequence genomic segment:
- the WASHC1 gene encoding WASH complex subunit 1 isoform X1: protein MVIWDQEKCWPRKGTMTPTGTQSPLADQTYAVPLIQPDLRREEAIQQVADALQHLQKVSGDIFSRISQRVELSRSQLQAIGERVSLAQAKIEKIKGSKKAIKVFSSAKYPAPERLQEYSSIFTGAQDPGLQRRARHRVQSKHRPLDEQALQEKLKYFPVCVSTKPEPEDEAEEGLGGLPSNISSVSSLLLFNTTENLYKKYVFLDPLAGAVTKTHVMLGAETEEKLFDAPLSISKREQLEQQVPENYFYVPDLGQVPEIDVPSYLPDLPGVADDLMYSADLGPGIAPSAPGTIPELPAFHTEVAEPFKPEDGVLAVPPPPPPPPPAPALLVSALPPLPPAQTVAPPGQPAREDDSGGASPSVQGAPKEVVDPSGGRATLLESIRQAGGIGKAKLRSVKERKLEKKQQKEQKQVRATSQGGDLMSDLFNKLAMRRKGISGKGPGPGASEGPGGAFARMSDSIPPLPPLQPAPGEEDEDDWES from the exons ATGGTCATCTGGGACCAGGAGAAGTGCTGGCCTAGGAAGG GCACCATGACCCCCACGGGGACCCAGAGTCCGTTGGCCGATCAGACCTACGCGGTGCCCCTCATACAGCCAGACCTGCGGCGAGAGGAGGCCATCCAGCAGGTGGCGGATGCCCTGCAGCACCTACAGAAGGTCTCCGGAGACATCTTCAGCAG GATCTCCCAGCGAGTAGAGCTCAGCCGGAGCCAGCTGCAGGCCATTGGGGAGAGGGTCTCCTTGGCCCAGGCCAAGATTGAGAAGATCAAGGGCAGCAAGAAAGCCATCAAG GTGTTCTCCAGTGCCAAGTACCCTGCCCCGGAGCGCCTGCAGGAGTACAGCTCCATCTTCACGGGGGCCCAGGACCCTGGCCTGCAGAGACGTGCCCGCCACAGGGTCCAGAGCAAGCACCGTCCCCTGGACGAGCAGGCCCTGCAG GAGAAGCTGAAATACTTCCCCGTGTGTGTGAGCACCAAGCCAGAGCCTGAAGATGAAgccgaggaggggctggggggtctCCCCAGCAACATCAGCTCTGTCAGCTCCTTGCTGCTCTTCAACACCACGGAGAACCT GTACAAAAAGTATGTCTTCCTGGACCCCCTGGCTGGTGCCGTAACAAAGACCCATGTGATGCTGGGCGCGGAGACGGAGGAGAAGCTGTTCGATGCCCCATTGTCCATCAGCAAGAGAGAACAGCTGGAGCAGCAG GTCCCAGAGAACTACTTCTACGTGCCCGACCTGGGCCAAGTGCCTGAGATCGATGTGCCGTCCTACCTGCCCGACCTGCCGGGCGTGGCTGACGACCTCATGTACAGTGCAGATCTAGGCCCTGGCATTGCCCCGTCGGCCCCTGGCACCATTCCAGAGCTGCCTGCCTTCCACACGGAGGTGGCTGAGCCTTTCAAGCCCG AAGATGGGGTGCTGGCAGtacccccgccgccgccgccgccgccaccagcTCCGGCCCTGCTGGTCAGcgctctcccacctctgcccccagcccagacCGTGGCCCCGCCGGGACAGCCAGCCAGGGAGGATGACAGCGGTGGCGCATCTCCTTCAG TCCAGGGAGCGCCCAAGGAAGTGGTTGACCCCTCCGGTGGCCGGGCCACTCTGCTGGAGTCCATCCGCCAGGCCGGGGGCATCGGCAAGGCCAAGCTGCGCAGCGTCAAGGAGCGCAAGCTGGAAAAGAAGCAGCAGAAGGAGCAGAAGCAAG TGAGAGCCACCAGCCAAGGTGGAGACCTGATGTCGGATCTCTTCAACAAGCTGGCCATGAGGCGCAAAG GTATCTCCGGGAAAGGACCCGGGCCGGGGGCCAGCGAGGGGCCGGGAGGAGCCTTTGCCCGAATGTCGGACTCCATCCCGCCCCTGCCTCCCCTGCAGCCAGCCCCAGGAGAGGAGGACGAGGATGACTGGGAATCCTAG
- the WASHC1 gene encoding WASH complex subunit 1 isoform X2, translated as MVIWDQEKCWPRKGTMTPTGTQSPLADQTYAVPLIQPDLRREEAIQQVADALQHLQKVSGDIFSRISQRVELSRSQLQAIGERVSLAQAKIEKIKGSKKAIKVFSSAKYPAPERLQEYSSIFTGAQDPGLQRRARHRVQSKHRPLDEQALQEKLKYFPVCVSTKPEPEDEAEEGLGGLPSNISSVSSLLLFNTTENLYKKYVFLDPLAGAVTKTHVMLGAETEEKLFDAPLSISKREQLEQQVPENYFYVPDLGQVPEIDVPSYLPDLPGVADDLMYSADLGPGIAPSAPGTIPELPAFHTEVAEPFKPDGVLAVPPPPPPPPPAPALLVSALPPLPPAQTVAPPGQPAREDDSGGASPSVQGAPKEVVDPSGGRATLLESIRQAGGIGKAKLRSVKERKLEKKQQKEQKQVRATSQGGDLMSDLFNKLAMRRKGISGKGPGPGASEGPGGAFARMSDSIPPLPPLQPAPGEEDEDDWES; from the exons ATGGTCATCTGGGACCAGGAGAAGTGCTGGCCTAGGAAGG GCACCATGACCCCCACGGGGACCCAGAGTCCGTTGGCCGATCAGACCTACGCGGTGCCCCTCATACAGCCAGACCTGCGGCGAGAGGAGGCCATCCAGCAGGTGGCGGATGCCCTGCAGCACCTACAGAAGGTCTCCGGAGACATCTTCAGCAG GATCTCCCAGCGAGTAGAGCTCAGCCGGAGCCAGCTGCAGGCCATTGGGGAGAGGGTCTCCTTGGCCCAGGCCAAGATTGAGAAGATCAAGGGCAGCAAGAAAGCCATCAAG GTGTTCTCCAGTGCCAAGTACCCTGCCCCGGAGCGCCTGCAGGAGTACAGCTCCATCTTCACGGGGGCCCAGGACCCTGGCCTGCAGAGACGTGCCCGCCACAGGGTCCAGAGCAAGCACCGTCCCCTGGACGAGCAGGCCCTGCAG GAGAAGCTGAAATACTTCCCCGTGTGTGTGAGCACCAAGCCAGAGCCTGAAGATGAAgccgaggaggggctggggggtctCCCCAGCAACATCAGCTCTGTCAGCTCCTTGCTGCTCTTCAACACCACGGAGAACCT GTACAAAAAGTATGTCTTCCTGGACCCCCTGGCTGGTGCCGTAACAAAGACCCATGTGATGCTGGGCGCGGAGACGGAGGAGAAGCTGTTCGATGCCCCATTGTCCATCAGCAAGAGAGAACAGCTGGAGCAGCAG GTCCCAGAGAACTACTTCTACGTGCCCGACCTGGGCCAAGTGCCTGAGATCGATGTGCCGTCCTACCTGCCCGACCTGCCGGGCGTGGCTGACGACCTCATGTACAGTGCAGATCTAGGCCCTGGCATTGCCCCGTCGGCCCCTGGCACCATTCCAGAGCTGCCTGCCTTCCACACGGAGGTGGCTGAGCCTTTCAAGCCCG ATGGGGTGCTGGCAGtacccccgccgccgccgccgccgccaccagcTCCGGCCCTGCTGGTCAGcgctctcccacctctgcccccagcccagacCGTGGCCCCGCCGGGACAGCCAGCCAGGGAGGATGACAGCGGTGGCGCATCTCCTTCAG TCCAGGGAGCGCCCAAGGAAGTGGTTGACCCCTCCGGTGGCCGGGCCACTCTGCTGGAGTCCATCCGCCAGGCCGGGGGCATCGGCAAGGCCAAGCTGCGCAGCGTCAAGGAGCGCAAGCTGGAAAAGAAGCAGCAGAAGGAGCAGAAGCAAG TGAGAGCCACCAGCCAAGGTGGAGACCTGATGTCGGATCTCTTCAACAAGCTGGCCATGAGGCGCAAAG GTATCTCCGGGAAAGGACCCGGGCCGGGGGCCAGCGAGGGGCCGGGAGGAGCCTTTGCCCGAATGTCGGACTCCATCCCGCCCCTGCCTCCCCTGCAGCCAGCCCCAGGAGAGGAGGACGAGGATGACTGGGAATCCTAG
- the WASHC1 gene encoding WASH complex subunit 1 isoform X3, whose amino-acid sequence MLRVSLWPLATSLPRSPNKLQQNTSSCTMTPTGTQSPLADQTYAVPLIQPDLRREEAIQQVADALQHLQKVSGDIFSRISQRVELSRSQLQAIGERVSLAQAKIEKIKGSKKAIKVFSSAKYPAPERLQEYSSIFTGAQDPGLQRRARHRVQSKHRPLDEQALQEKLKYFPVCVSTKPEPEDEAEEGLGGLPSNISSVSSLLLFNTTENLYKKYVFLDPLAGAVTKTHVMLGAETEEKLFDAPLSISKREQLEQQVPENYFYVPDLGQVPEIDVPSYLPDLPGVADDLMYSADLGPGIAPSAPGTIPELPAFHTEVAEPFKPEDGVLAVPPPPPPPPPAPALLVSALPPLPPAQTVAPPGQPAREDDSGGASPSVQGAPKEVVDPSGGRATLLESIRQAGGIGKAKLRSVKERKLEKKQQKEQKQVRATSQGGDLMSDLFNKLAMRRKGISGKGPGPGASEGPGGAFARMSDSIPPLPPLQPAPGEEDEDDWES is encoded by the exons ATGCTTCGTGTCAGTCTCTGGCCCTTAGCAACTTCCCTCCCTCGTTCACCCAACAAGCTTCAGCAGAACACCAGCTCCT GCACCATGACCCCCACGGGGACCCAGAGTCCGTTGGCCGATCAGACCTACGCGGTGCCCCTCATACAGCCAGACCTGCGGCGAGAGGAGGCCATCCAGCAGGTGGCGGATGCCCTGCAGCACCTACAGAAGGTCTCCGGAGACATCTTCAGCAG GATCTCCCAGCGAGTAGAGCTCAGCCGGAGCCAGCTGCAGGCCATTGGGGAGAGGGTCTCCTTGGCCCAGGCCAAGATTGAGAAGATCAAGGGCAGCAAGAAAGCCATCAAG GTGTTCTCCAGTGCCAAGTACCCTGCCCCGGAGCGCCTGCAGGAGTACAGCTCCATCTTCACGGGGGCCCAGGACCCTGGCCTGCAGAGACGTGCCCGCCACAGGGTCCAGAGCAAGCACCGTCCCCTGGACGAGCAGGCCCTGCAG GAGAAGCTGAAATACTTCCCCGTGTGTGTGAGCACCAAGCCAGAGCCTGAAGATGAAgccgaggaggggctggggggtctCCCCAGCAACATCAGCTCTGTCAGCTCCTTGCTGCTCTTCAACACCACGGAGAACCT GTACAAAAAGTATGTCTTCCTGGACCCCCTGGCTGGTGCCGTAACAAAGACCCATGTGATGCTGGGCGCGGAGACGGAGGAGAAGCTGTTCGATGCCCCATTGTCCATCAGCAAGAGAGAACAGCTGGAGCAGCAG GTCCCAGAGAACTACTTCTACGTGCCCGACCTGGGCCAAGTGCCTGAGATCGATGTGCCGTCCTACCTGCCCGACCTGCCGGGCGTGGCTGACGACCTCATGTACAGTGCAGATCTAGGCCCTGGCATTGCCCCGTCGGCCCCTGGCACCATTCCAGAGCTGCCTGCCTTCCACACGGAGGTGGCTGAGCCTTTCAAGCCCG AAGATGGGGTGCTGGCAGtacccccgccgccgccgccgccgccaccagcTCCGGCCCTGCTGGTCAGcgctctcccacctctgcccccagcccagacCGTGGCCCCGCCGGGACAGCCAGCCAGGGAGGATGACAGCGGTGGCGCATCTCCTTCAG TCCAGGGAGCGCCCAAGGAAGTGGTTGACCCCTCCGGTGGCCGGGCCACTCTGCTGGAGTCCATCCGCCAGGCCGGGGGCATCGGCAAGGCCAAGCTGCGCAGCGTCAAGGAGCGCAAGCTGGAAAAGAAGCAGCAGAAGGAGCAGAAGCAAG TGAGAGCCACCAGCCAAGGTGGAGACCTGATGTCGGATCTCTTCAACAAGCTGGCCATGAGGCGCAAAG GTATCTCCGGGAAAGGACCCGGGCCGGGGGCCAGCGAGGGGCCGGGAGGAGCCTTTGCCCGAATGTCGGACTCCATCCCGCCCCTGCCTCCCCTGCAGCCAGCCCCAGGAGAGGAGGACGAGGATGACTGGGAATCCTAG
- the WASHC1 gene encoding WASH complex subunit 1 isoform X4: MTPTGTQSPLADQTYAVPLIQPDLRREEAIQQVADALQHLQKVSGDIFSRISQRVELSRSQLQAIGERVSLAQAKIEKIKGSKKAIKVFSSAKYPAPERLQEYSSIFTGAQDPGLQRRARHRVQSKHRPLDEQALQEKLKYFPVCVSTKPEPEDEAEEGLGGLPSNISSVSSLLLFNTTENLYKKYVFLDPLAGAVTKTHVMLGAETEEKLFDAPLSISKREQLEQQVPENYFYVPDLGQVPEIDVPSYLPDLPGVADDLMYSADLGPGIAPSAPGTIPELPAFHTEVAEPFKPEDGVLAVPPPPPPPPPAPALLVSALPPLPPAQTVAPPGQPAREDDSGGASPSVQGAPKEVVDPSGGRATLLESIRQAGGIGKAKLRSVKERKLEKKQQKEQKQVRATSQGGDLMSDLFNKLAMRRKGISGKGPGPGASEGPGGAFARMSDSIPPLPPLQPAPGEEDEDDWES, translated from the exons ATGACCCCCACGGGGACCCAGAGTCCGTTGGCCGATCAGACCTACGCGGTGCCCCTCATACAGCCAGACCTGCGGCGAGAGGAGGCCATCCAGCAGGTGGCGGATGCCCTGCAGCACCTACAGAAGGTCTCCGGAGACATCTTCAGCAG GATCTCCCAGCGAGTAGAGCTCAGCCGGAGCCAGCTGCAGGCCATTGGGGAGAGGGTCTCCTTGGCCCAGGCCAAGATTGAGAAGATCAAGGGCAGCAAGAAAGCCATCAAG GTGTTCTCCAGTGCCAAGTACCCTGCCCCGGAGCGCCTGCAGGAGTACAGCTCCATCTTCACGGGGGCCCAGGACCCTGGCCTGCAGAGACGTGCCCGCCACAGGGTCCAGAGCAAGCACCGTCCCCTGGACGAGCAGGCCCTGCAG GAGAAGCTGAAATACTTCCCCGTGTGTGTGAGCACCAAGCCAGAGCCTGAAGATGAAgccgaggaggggctggggggtctCCCCAGCAACATCAGCTCTGTCAGCTCCTTGCTGCTCTTCAACACCACGGAGAACCT GTACAAAAAGTATGTCTTCCTGGACCCCCTGGCTGGTGCCGTAACAAAGACCCATGTGATGCTGGGCGCGGAGACGGAGGAGAAGCTGTTCGATGCCCCATTGTCCATCAGCAAGAGAGAACAGCTGGAGCAGCAG GTCCCAGAGAACTACTTCTACGTGCCCGACCTGGGCCAAGTGCCTGAGATCGATGTGCCGTCCTACCTGCCCGACCTGCCGGGCGTGGCTGACGACCTCATGTACAGTGCAGATCTAGGCCCTGGCATTGCCCCGTCGGCCCCTGGCACCATTCCAGAGCTGCCTGCCTTCCACACGGAGGTGGCTGAGCCTTTCAAGCCCG AAGATGGGGTGCTGGCAGtacccccgccgccgccgccgccgccaccagcTCCGGCCCTGCTGGTCAGcgctctcccacctctgcccccagcccagacCGTGGCCCCGCCGGGACAGCCAGCCAGGGAGGATGACAGCGGTGGCGCATCTCCTTCAG TCCAGGGAGCGCCCAAGGAAGTGGTTGACCCCTCCGGTGGCCGGGCCACTCTGCTGGAGTCCATCCGCCAGGCCGGGGGCATCGGCAAGGCCAAGCTGCGCAGCGTCAAGGAGCGCAAGCTGGAAAAGAAGCAGCAGAAGGAGCAGAAGCAAG TGAGAGCCACCAGCCAAGGTGGAGACCTGATGTCGGATCTCTTCAACAAGCTGGCCATGAGGCGCAAAG GTATCTCCGGGAAAGGACCCGGGCCGGGGGCCAGCGAGGGGCCGGGAGGAGCCTTTGCCCGAATGTCGGACTCCATCCCGCCCCTGCCTCCCCTGCAGCCAGCCCCAGGAGAGGAGGACGAGGATGACTGGGAATCCTAG
- the WASHC1 gene encoding WASH complex subunit 1 isoform X6 codes for MLERKTSACSPRISQRVELSRSQLQAIGERVSLAQAKIEKIKGSKKAIKVFSSAKYPAPERLQEYSSIFTGAQDPGLQRRARHRVQSKHRPLDEQALQEKLKYFPVCVSTKPEPEDEAEEGLGGLPSNISSVSSLLLFNTTENLYKKYVFLDPLAGAVTKTHVMLGAETEEKLFDAPLSISKREQLEQQVPENYFYVPDLGQVPEIDVPSYLPDLPGVADDLMYSADLGPGIAPSAPGTIPELPAFHTEVAEPFKPEDGVLAVPPPPPPPPPAPALLVSALPPLPPAQTVAPPGQPAREDDSGGASPSVQGAPKEVVDPSGGRATLLESIRQAGGIGKAKLRSVKERKLEKKQQKEQKQVRATSQGGDLMSDLFNKLAMRRKGISGKGPGPGASEGPGGAFARMSDSIPPLPPLQPAPGEEDEDDWES; via the exons ATGCTAGAGAGGAAAACCAGCGCCTGCTCCCccag GATCTCCCAGCGAGTAGAGCTCAGCCGGAGCCAGCTGCAGGCCATTGGGGAGAGGGTCTCCTTGGCCCAGGCCAAGATTGAGAAGATCAAGGGCAGCAAGAAAGCCATCAAG GTGTTCTCCAGTGCCAAGTACCCTGCCCCGGAGCGCCTGCAGGAGTACAGCTCCATCTTCACGGGGGCCCAGGACCCTGGCCTGCAGAGACGTGCCCGCCACAGGGTCCAGAGCAAGCACCGTCCCCTGGACGAGCAGGCCCTGCAG GAGAAGCTGAAATACTTCCCCGTGTGTGTGAGCACCAAGCCAGAGCCTGAAGATGAAgccgaggaggggctggggggtctCCCCAGCAACATCAGCTCTGTCAGCTCCTTGCTGCTCTTCAACACCACGGAGAACCT GTACAAAAAGTATGTCTTCCTGGACCCCCTGGCTGGTGCCGTAACAAAGACCCATGTGATGCTGGGCGCGGAGACGGAGGAGAAGCTGTTCGATGCCCCATTGTCCATCAGCAAGAGAGAACAGCTGGAGCAGCAG GTCCCAGAGAACTACTTCTACGTGCCCGACCTGGGCCAAGTGCCTGAGATCGATGTGCCGTCCTACCTGCCCGACCTGCCGGGCGTGGCTGACGACCTCATGTACAGTGCAGATCTAGGCCCTGGCATTGCCCCGTCGGCCCCTGGCACCATTCCAGAGCTGCCTGCCTTCCACACGGAGGTGGCTGAGCCTTTCAAGCCCG AAGATGGGGTGCTGGCAGtacccccgccgccgccgccgccgccaccagcTCCGGCCCTGCTGGTCAGcgctctcccacctctgcccccagcccagacCGTGGCCCCGCCGGGACAGCCAGCCAGGGAGGATGACAGCGGTGGCGCATCTCCTTCAG TCCAGGGAGCGCCCAAGGAAGTGGTTGACCCCTCCGGTGGCCGGGCCACTCTGCTGGAGTCCATCCGCCAGGCCGGGGGCATCGGCAAGGCCAAGCTGCGCAGCGTCAAGGAGCGCAAGCTGGAAAAGAAGCAGCAGAAGGAGCAGAAGCAAG TGAGAGCCACCAGCCAAGGTGGAGACCTGATGTCGGATCTCTTCAACAAGCTGGCCATGAGGCGCAAAG GTATCTCCGGGAAAGGACCCGGGCCGGGGGCCAGCGAGGGGCCGGGAGGAGCCTTTGCCCGAATGTCGGACTCCATCCCGCCCCTGCCTCCCCTGCAGCCAGCCCCAGGAGAGGAGGACGAGGATGACTGGGAATCCTAG
- the WASHC1 gene encoding WASH complex subunit 1 isoform X5 — protein MWNTVAAGRCPWRISQRVELSRSQLQAIGERVSLAQAKIEKIKGSKKAIKVFSSAKYPAPERLQEYSSIFTGAQDPGLQRRARHRVQSKHRPLDEQALQEKLKYFPVCVSTKPEPEDEAEEGLGGLPSNISSVSSLLLFNTTENLYKKYVFLDPLAGAVTKTHVMLGAETEEKLFDAPLSISKREQLEQQVPENYFYVPDLGQVPEIDVPSYLPDLPGVADDLMYSADLGPGIAPSAPGTIPELPAFHTEVAEPFKPEDGVLAVPPPPPPPPPAPALLVSALPPLPPAQTVAPPGQPAREDDSGGASPSVQGAPKEVVDPSGGRATLLESIRQAGGIGKAKLRSVKERKLEKKQQKEQKQVRATSQGGDLMSDLFNKLAMRRKGISGKGPGPGASEGPGGAFARMSDSIPPLPPLQPAPGEEDEDDWES, from the exons ATGTGGAACACGGTGGCCGCGGGCAGGTGTCCCTGGAG GATCTCCCAGCGAGTAGAGCTCAGCCGGAGCCAGCTGCAGGCCATTGGGGAGAGGGTCTCCTTGGCCCAGGCCAAGATTGAGAAGATCAAGGGCAGCAAGAAAGCCATCAAG GTGTTCTCCAGTGCCAAGTACCCTGCCCCGGAGCGCCTGCAGGAGTACAGCTCCATCTTCACGGGGGCCCAGGACCCTGGCCTGCAGAGACGTGCCCGCCACAGGGTCCAGAGCAAGCACCGTCCCCTGGACGAGCAGGCCCTGCAG GAGAAGCTGAAATACTTCCCCGTGTGTGTGAGCACCAAGCCAGAGCCTGAAGATGAAgccgaggaggggctggggggtctCCCCAGCAACATCAGCTCTGTCAGCTCCTTGCTGCTCTTCAACACCACGGAGAACCT GTACAAAAAGTATGTCTTCCTGGACCCCCTGGCTGGTGCCGTAACAAAGACCCATGTGATGCTGGGCGCGGAGACGGAGGAGAAGCTGTTCGATGCCCCATTGTCCATCAGCAAGAGAGAACAGCTGGAGCAGCAG GTCCCAGAGAACTACTTCTACGTGCCCGACCTGGGCCAAGTGCCTGAGATCGATGTGCCGTCCTACCTGCCCGACCTGCCGGGCGTGGCTGACGACCTCATGTACAGTGCAGATCTAGGCCCTGGCATTGCCCCGTCGGCCCCTGGCACCATTCCAGAGCTGCCTGCCTTCCACACGGAGGTGGCTGAGCCTTTCAAGCCCG AAGATGGGGTGCTGGCAGtacccccgccgccgccgccgccgccaccagcTCCGGCCCTGCTGGTCAGcgctctcccacctctgcccccagcccagacCGTGGCCCCGCCGGGACAGCCAGCCAGGGAGGATGACAGCGGTGGCGCATCTCCTTCAG TCCAGGGAGCGCCCAAGGAAGTGGTTGACCCCTCCGGTGGCCGGGCCACTCTGCTGGAGTCCATCCGCCAGGCCGGGGGCATCGGCAAGGCCAAGCTGCGCAGCGTCAAGGAGCGCAAGCTGGAAAAGAAGCAGCAGAAGGAGCAGAAGCAAG TGAGAGCCACCAGCCAAGGTGGAGACCTGATGTCGGATCTCTTCAACAAGCTGGCCATGAGGCGCAAAG GTATCTCCGGGAAAGGACCCGGGCCGGGGGCCAGCGAGGGGCCGGGAGGAGCCTTTGCCCGAATGTCGGACTCCATCCCGCCCCTGCCTCCCCTGCAGCCAGCCCCAGGAGAGGAGGACGAGGATGACTGGGAATCCTAG